TGCTGGCGAGATAGGATCACGGCTTGAATGTGTTGGTAAAGAGAGTCGAGCTTATCTTGTGTATCAGATGGCATTTCTATTTCAACCCTTTTAAATAGTCTAAGGAAGATGCGATGTCGTCTACATAGATTTTGGGGGGTAGAGCATGTTGTTAAGTCATGATTTGTTCATACCTTCCATAATTACTAAACAAATAATCAACCCATCAGAAACCGTCTTCTGCATGTCAAGTTGTCTGCAAGACCTAAACAGCACGGCTAAACTCTTTATTTTTTGTGGCGTTTCTTACCAACCGGTTCGATATTGCACGACGAAATTTGCCTCGAATAATAGCGAGACATTCTCGTACTGGCCCTTACCCTATTTAAGATTAGCAAGGCAGAAGTCGTTGTCATTGTTAGTAGACTTATTCACGCCTTCCTTAAGCATAGTCTAAGTCTCAATTAGTGAGTGTATTTTCTTGATAAATTTCGATTTTATGCCAAACCTTACGTTTTTCTTGTTCGATTCCAGTTTAGATGCTGAACTGATGTACCAATTGTCGTAATTGAGTGGCGCAGGCTTGTAAGCTGTTTACCGAGCTTTGAATGTCACTGGAGTTATTGTTGTTTTCCTGACAAATAACGGCGATGTCGCCCAGCGCATGATGCACGGTTTGCGATGAATCGTGTTGCTTATTAGCAGATTCACTAATCTGACTGTTGAGCTTGGAAATAGCATTTACGCCATCGGCAATCTCTGAAAAGGCTTGTCCAGCTTGTTGGGTTTGGTTGGCCCCCTGATTGGCGGTACTTTGCGCTGACTCCATCACGCCTACAGCCGTATCGGTTTGTTGTGTTAAGCGATCAATCAAGCCGCCAATCTCCGTCGCCGCGAGTTGCGATCTTTGCGCCAAATGGCGTACTTCGTCCGCCACTACAGCAAAGCCACGTCCTTGTTCCCCTGCGCGGGCGGCTTCAATGGCAGCGTTGAGGGCCAGCAAGTTGGTTTGTTCTGCCACTTCAGAAATGATGCCCAAACGTTCATGAATGTGACTGACTTCCTCGCGTAGTGTTTGAATTTGTTGCGCGGCTTGTCCTACTTCTTGTGACAATCTTTGAATGTCCATATTGGCCTTATTCATCACCCCCAACCCTTGTTGCGAATGCTGACCTAATTCGGCGGTTTTATGATTGGCTTGTTCGGCGATACCAAGGGCTTCTTCTACGGACAAGAGAACGCCTTGCATCAATTCGGTGGCCTGGTCCGTATTGGATAACTGACGTGCTACCCCTTCCACTGTTTTGGTTGTTGAGGAATTGGTTTGTTCTACAATACCGTCTAGGGTTTCACTGGAGTGGGTGACGTTGCGTACTATGCTTTGAAAATCGTTCATCATGCTATTAAACGCCGTTGCCATCGCCCCCATTTCGTCTTTACCACTGAACTCCACGCGCTGAGTCAAATCGCCAGAGTGTTGGACCGATGTCATGGTGTTGCACAAGCTGGTTACCCGTGTGGTGACCAGATGAATAATAAATAAGGCGGTGCCACCAACGACTAAGGTTAGAATGCCCACCAAGATCGCATAATCCACCAAAGCTATCATAAAAAAATGTCTGACTTCATCCATTGAACTTGTGGTCACCACAGTAAGTTGTAGTGGGCTAAATGATAAGGCGCTGGCAATCATGCGATGGGTTTTGCCTTGTTGATCTTGATAGTCGAATTCCAGTCCTTGGTAGTGGCCGTTTTTAGCCTGACTGTTTTGTAAAGCTTGCAAAAGAGAGCGGGGCGCCTGTTGCGAGTGATAATGGTTTGGGGCATTGAGCAAGGTTTGATTATTATCCAACACCCAAACACTTTGATCTTCTCCGTAGTGGAAATCGCTTAACAGGGTTAGAGCCTGTTCTAGTACTTGTTGAGTTGAAAGCGTCTGATCATCTTGTTGATGGTAAAAGCTGGATAAAGACGTGTTCACTATGTCTAAGATATCAGCAGTACGCTCTTTTCTAGCGTCCACATGGCTGTAGAAAAGCGAGGATAGGGAAACCAGAATCAGTGCAGCTGTACCCAGAGACATTAAGGCTATGATGGCCCAGAGTTTATAGCGGATTTTTATATCATTAATTCGGTTCAGCATGGTTTACCTTCCCTAGGGTGATTATTATGTTGGTCTTTGGTTTCTTTGTCTCTCAACAGGTAAGATTAATTATTTTTATAATGAAAGCTACCTAGGTTTCATGAGCTAGGTCATGGTTTTTGTTGATAGTTAACGATATGGCCTCAATTTGAGCTAAACAGGGTAAAAATTATTGTGGAATATTGGGGTGTTTTTGCTGTGTCGTTTCTCTCGGCAACAGTATTGCCATTGGGCTCAGAAGCCTTACTGCTTTTTTATGCCGCACAAGCACAAACAAATCTTGGCGTCCTATGGTTTTGGGCCAGCCTTGGTAACAGTTTAGGCGCTTGTACAAATTGGTTTTTGGGCGCGTATTTATTGAAATTTGCTCACCATAAGTGGTTTCCTGTGGGAGAAGAAAAGCGTTTATTGGCACAAAAGTACTTTAATCGCTATGGTGTTTGGAGTTTACTCTTTACTTGGCTACCCATTTTAGGCGATGGTATTGCCTTGGTCGCTGGAGTGTTGCGTACTTCCTTGTGGTATTTTGTTCCCTTGGTGGTGTTAGGCAAAGCAGGCCGTTACGCACTTTTATTGTGGGGCCAGCAGATGTTGTCGGGACAATAGCTTTTATTCTAGGATATGAGGCTGTACTCAAGAACATAATAATTTGTTTGGATGGAGAGAAGAGTCATGGGAATCATAAAAAAGCTAATCGTGATCCAAATGGGTTTCGTTTTAGCAGCATGTTCATCAACGGGTGGATTAAACACCTTTATGACATACGAAGACCTGCAAAAAAAGGTAAAAGCGCACGATGAACAGTGGCAGGAAGCGCAAGTGAAAC
The window above is part of the Marinomonas sp. THO17 genome. Proteins encoded here:
- a CDS encoding YqaA family protein, with the protein product MSFLSATVLPLGSEALLLFYAAQAQTNLGVLWFWASLGNSLGACTNWFLGAYLLKFAHHKWFPVGEEKRLLAQKYFNRYGVWSLLFTWLPILGDGIALVAGVLRTSLWYFVPLVVLGKAGRYALLLWGQQMLSGQ
- a CDS encoding methyl-accepting chemotaxis protein, translated to MLNRINDIKIRYKLWAIIALMSLGTAALILVSLSSLFYSHVDARKERTADILDIVNTSLSSFYHQQDDQTLSTQQVLEQALTLLSDFHYGEDQSVWVLDNNQTLLNAPNHYHSQQAPRSLLQALQNSQAKNGHYQGLEFDYQDQQGKTHRMIASALSFSPLQLTVVTTSSMDEVRHFFMIALVDYAILVGILTLVVGGTALFIIHLVTTRVTSLCNTMTSVQHSGDLTQRVEFSGKDEMGAMATAFNSMMNDFQSIVRNVTHSSETLDGIVEQTNSSTTKTVEGVARQLSNTDQATELMQGVLLSVEEALGIAEQANHKTAELGQHSQQGLGVMNKANMDIQRLSQEVGQAAQQIQTLREEVSHIHERLGIISEVAEQTNLLALNAAIEAARAGEQGRGFAVVADEVRHLAQRSQLAATEIGGLIDRLTQQTDTAVGVMESAQSTANQGANQTQQAGQAFSEIADGVNAISKLNSQISESANKQHDSSQTVHHALGDIAVICQENNNNSSDIQSSVNSLQACATQLRQLVHQFSI